In a genomic window of Trachemys scripta elegans isolate TJP31775 chromosome 12, CAS_Tse_1.0, whole genome shotgun sequence:
- the LOC117886120 gene encoding olfactory receptor 8S1-like has product MENQTTVTEFILMGLSSDPKLQIFLFLVFLVIYLITLLGNMLIMLVIRADPHLHTPMYFFLSNLSFVDICYSSITVPKMLVNFLSQQKTISIDSCLIQMFFFLASGTTEIFMLSAMAYDRYEAICHPLNYIQNISKWVCIQLAGGAWTIGFTVALVNTLPVLRVHFCKFNKINHFCCEIPSVLHISCSDTLANEVVVLTSSVIVGLGSSSVIIVSYILIISTILRIRSTERRHKVFSTCGSHLTVVLLFYVTGFFKYLRPASGSSFEKLVTVQYSILTPMLNPIIYSLKNKEVKTALWKVLGKGLCFPSTMVPK; this is encoded by the coding sequence ATGGAAAATCAAACCACTGTGACTGAATTTATTCTTATGGGACTCTCCAGTGACCCAAAGCTCCAGATTTTCCTCTTCCTGGTGTTTTTGGTTATTTACCTAATCACCCTGCTGGGGAACATGCTGATCATGCTGGTGATAAGGGCTGACCCTCACCTACACACCCCCATGTATTTTTTCTTGAGTAACTTGTCCTTTGTAGATATCTGCTATTCCTCCATTACTGTCCCGAAGATGCTGGTGAACTTCCTATCACAGCAGAAAACTATTTCTATCGACAGCTGCCTCATCCAGATGTTCTTCTTTCTGGCATCAGGAACGACAGAGATCTTCATGCTCTCAGCCATGGCTTATGATCGCTATGAAGCAATATGCCACCCCTTGAATTACATTCAAAACATAAGCAAATGGGTCTGTATCCAGCTTGCCGGAGGGGCATGGACAATTGGATTTACTGTTGCACTAGTAAACACCCTTCCTGTCCTAAGAGTGCACTTCTGTAAATTCAACAAAATCAACCATTTTTGTTGTGAAATCCCTTCTGTTCTGCATATCTCCTGTAGTGACACCTTGGCCAATGAGGTGGTAGTTCTCACATCCAGCGTTATTGTAGGACTGGGTTCGTCATCAGTTATCATTGTCTCTTACATTCtcatcatctccaccatcctcaGAATCCGCTCCACCGAGCGGCGTCACAAAGTCTTTTCCACCTGTGGATCCCACCTGACTGTGGTTCTATTATTCTATGTAACAGGATTTTTTAAGTACCTGAGACCAGCCTCAGGATCCTCCTTTGAAAAGCTAGTTACTGTGCAGTACAGCATCCTAACCCCTATGCTTAACCCCATCATTTACAGCCTGAAAAACAAAGAGGTAAAGACCGCCCTGTGGAAAGTCCTAGGGAAAGGCCTATGTTTTCCAAGCACAATGGTTCCAAAATAA
- the LOC117886119 gene encoding olfactory receptor 1009-like gives MAKDNRTTVTDFILLGLSDEPQLQPFLFLVFLLIYLITFAGNMVIMGVIKADPQLHTPMYFFLSHLSFVDICYSSVTVPKMLENFLAEQKKISFNGCITQIFFFTLFVGVEIFTLSVMAYDRYTAICDPLHYLDIMNKRICVQVVLSTWALGFLHALINTVPVLNLRFCGPNAISHFSCELPPLLQLSCTDATINKVVLFATLVVFGLSSFLLTLVSYIHIISTVLKIRSVVSRHKVFSTCSSHLIVVGLLYLTGFFLYMKPNTDSASMPDRLISIQYSILTPMLNPIIYSLKNKEVKTALGKMPRKFKFLK, from the coding sequence ATGGCAAAGGACAATCGAACCACGGTGACCGACTTCATTCTCTTGGGACTGTCTGATGAGCCACAGCTCCAGCCGTTCCTCTTCCtggtatttttattgatttaccTCATCACCTTTGCTGGGAATATGGTGATCATGGGGGTGATAAAGGCTGATCCTCagcttcacacccccatgtacttcttcttGTCCCATTTATCCTTTGTCGATATCTGCTATTCCTCAGTCACGGTGCCTAAGATGCTGGAGAACTTCCTAGCAGAGCAGAAGAAAATTTCCTTTAATGGCTGCATTACTCAGATATTCTTTTTTACTCTGTTTGTTGGAGTTGAAATATTCACTCTCTCAGTCATGGCTTATGACCGATACACAGCCATTTGTGACCCACTACATTACCTGGACATAATGAACAAACGTATCTGTGTCCAGGTGGTGCTGAGTACATGGGCTTTGGGTTTCTTGCATGCCCTGATAAATACTGTTCCTGTGCTTAACCTTCGTTTCTGTGGGCCCAATGCAATCAGTCATTTCAGCTGTGAGCTCCCTCCCCTGCTACAACTCTCCTGCACTGACGCTACCATCAATAAAGTGGTGCTTTTTGCAACCCTTGTGGTATTTGGATTGAGCTCTTTCCTCCTCACCCTGGTCTCCTACATTCACATCATCTCCACCGTCCTGAAGATACGGTCTGTGGTGAGCAGGCATAAAGTcttctccacctgcagctcccatctcATTGTGGTGGGTTTATTGTACCTGACGGGTTTTTTTCTGTACATGAAACCAAACACAGATTCTGCATCAATGCCAGACAGACTAATTTCCATCCAGTACAGCATCTTGACCCCCAtgttaaaccccatcatctacagcctgaaAAACAAAGAAGTGAAAACAGCTCTGGGGAAAATGCCAAGAAAATTCAAGTTCCTCAAATAG
- the LOC117886118 gene encoding uncharacterized protein LOC117886118 has product DTKGGLWLTQAWVSRYQAKLLENPEVTLQTCPSLNPATLLPETEKQEHDCLEIIDVPYSSRPDLKDQPLPNADLEWYTDGSSTVVDGQRRAGYAVVSLHDTMEAESLPAGTSAQLAKLVALTRALELAKDKWVNIFTDSKYAFGVLHVHAGLWKQRGMLTAQGSPVKHGSQILWLLEAVQLPAAVAVVHCKAHQREDQDVTKGYARAYKEAKRAATLKSPTEENAQMHALIPSVGELAAPQYSHEERNLVDRLGFQEKEGWLYSTEGKILLPKGLIRPVLQKLHQTTHAGREALTQLMNKYFLTSGLKPLASQVQAECLKVPLYSLIDDPNCMELNRILSLEYEKTLPKIAGTGKESAGYDDG; this is encoded by the exons gatactaagggtggtctctggctcACACAGGCTTGGGTTTCTCGGTACCAGGCAAAACTGTTAGAGAATCCTGAAGTTACCCtgcaaacctgtccctcccttaatccagctaccctgttaccagaaacagaaaagcaggaacatgatTGTCTGGAAATCATAGATGTCCCCTACTCTAGCCgcccagatttaaaagatcaaccactcccaaatgctgacttggaatggtataccGATGGCAGTAGTACTGTTGTAGATGGGCAAAGGAGGGCTGGTTATGCTGTTGTGTCTCTCCATGATACCATGGAAGCTGagagtttacctgctgggacatctgccCAACTTGCTAAACTAGTGGCCCTGACTCGTGCACTcgagctggcaaaagacaaatgggttaatatctttactgattcaaagtatgcttttggggtattgcatgtTCACGCTGGTTTGTGGAAGCAAAGGGGAATGCTAACAGCCCAAGGCTCTCCGGTtaagcatgggtctcaaattctcTGGCTGTTAGAAGCGGTACAACTCCCTGCAGCAGTAGCAGTGGTACattgcaaagcccatcaaagggaagatcaaGATGTAACCAAGGGCTATGCCAGAGCATACAAGGAAGCCAAGCGCGCTGCTACCCTGAAGTcaccaacagaggagaatgctcaaatgcatgccctcatcccatcagtaggtGAGCTTGCAGCTCCTCAGTACTCCCATGAGGAGAGAAACCTAGTTGACAGGCTTGGtttccaggaaaaggagggatggctttattccacagagggaaaaatcctctTGCCCAAGGGCCTAATCCGACCggtgttgcagaaactgcatcaaaccacacacgcaggcagagaggctcttacccagcttatgaataagtattttctaacctctggacttaaacccctagcatcacaggtacaggctgaatgtttaa AAGTTCCTTTATACTCTCTCATTGATGATCCCAATTGCATGGAGCTTAATCGCATTTTGTCGTTAGAGTATGAGaaaactctgccaaag ATTGCTGGGACGGGCAAGGAGTCAGCAGGTTATGATGATGGGTGA